DNA sequence from the Streptomyces sp. HUAS 15-9 genome:
GAGGGGGGCGGCAAAGGTGAAGACGGTCTGGAAGAACAGCATCATCACCGCGAAGAACACGATGGTGCCCCAGAGCGGATGCAGCAGCACCGCGTCGACGCGCCGGGTGATCTTGTGCACTTCGGGGGCCCGGTAGCCGGCGAAGGCGAGCACCGACTCGGCCCATGCGTCCCGCTCCGCCGGCTCCGTGGGCGGGGCGAGCGGCGGGGACGTCCAGGTCTGCCAGGAGGCGAGCTGCGCGCGCAGCTGCCCCATGCCGTGCCCGCGGTGGCCGATCACCGCCACCACCGGGACACCGAGGGCCTGGGCGAACCCGTCGAGATCCAGGTGTCCCTGACGGCTCGTCAACTCGTCCATGAACGTGACCACCACACAGGTGGGCAGGCCGCGCGCCAGGACCTGTGCGACCAGTCCCAGGGACCGGCGCAGGGTGGTGGCGTCCACCATGACGAGCAGTGCGTCCGGGCGGGCCGCCTGGTCCTGCCGTCCGTCGAGGACGTCGACCGCGATCTGTTCGTCCGGGCTGACCGGGTCCAGGCTGTAGGTGCCGGGCAGGTCCTCGACCACACAACTGCTTCCCCCGGTGCGGCAGGTGCCGATGAACCGGGAGACGGTCACTCCGGGGTAGTTGCCGGTCTTGGCCTTCAGGCCGGTCAGGCCGTTGAAGATGCTGGTCTTGCCCGAGTTTGGGCTGCCGACCAGGGCGATCCGAGGGTCCGCGGTCAGGGTTGCGTCCGTCTCGCCGACGCCATGACAGCCCGCGGTCACCGCTCCGCTCCGACCGTGCGCACGCACGCGGCCTCGGTGCGGCGCAGGCACACCTCGTAGTCCTTGACCCGGTAGACGACCGGGTCACGCAGCGGGGCCCGGCGCACGACCTCCACCGCCGCTCCTGGGGTGAATCCGAGGTCGCCCAGCCGCCGGGCCACGACGGTCGACCGGACGGCAAGCACGTCGACGACGGTGGCCCTGGCACCGGGCGGCAGATCGGCCAGGGGGAGTATCCGCCCGTCGGGGAGCACCGTCGGCGACGGGCCGGCCTCCCCTTCGAAGTCCATGCCAGCGCTGCGCATTCGTGCCTCCACCACGCCATGCCGGGACGAGCCCGCCAAGTGCCATATTCAGTAAGGCGAGGCTAACCTCATGGATGGCTGGATCTACGGGGCCTTTCCTCCCGTACCGGCTGGGCCGTTCGGCCCCATTGGGCGGGCCGGGCCGGCACCCTCAGCGGCGGGTGAAGACCAGCCGCCAGATCTCCGGACCCCGTTCCGTGTACTCCACGGCGAACCTGCCGGGCGAGCGCTCTTCGATCTGCTCCAGCAGCGGCAGCGGGTCATGGTGTGCGACCAGGACGATCCCTCCGCCGACCCGGACGGCGTCGAGCGCGCCGAAGACCGTGGCGTGCCGAAGCGCGTGCGGTACGGCACGGACGTCCAGTTCGGGAACGTCCGGCTCGCCGCCACCACCGCAGTCGCAGCCTCCTCCGCCACCACCGCAGCCGCAGCCTCCGCCACCGCCCCCACCACCGCAGCCTCCGCCCCCGCAGCCGCAGCCTCCGCCGCCACCGGTCCGCTCCTCGGCCGCCTCCCGCGCGAACTCGCCGTCGTCGGTGTCCGGTTCCGGCCCGTACAGCTCGTGCAGGGCCGTGACCAGGACGGCCAGGGAGATGCCCGGCCGGCCGGCGAGCAGGGGCAGCACGAGGTCGTTGTCCTTGGCGAAGTGCTGGCCGCAGAGGACCTCCAGTGCGCGGGCCTCGGCCAGGGCGACTTCCGCCGTGGGTGCCTCGCGCAACGCGTCGACGAGCGCCATGATGCCCCGGCGTTCGGAGATCAGGCTCTCGATGAGCAGCCGGGCCTCGGCAACCTGGTGGGCGGCGGGGTAGAGAACCGTCTCCTCGGCGGCGATGTACGGCAGGAGCACGCGTTCGCAGTACTCGACGAGGCCGCTGCGGATGTGCTCGACGTCACCGGGATCGCGTTCGATGGCCTGGAGAAGCATCTCGAGGCGTCCGGCGAGTTCACCGGTCAAGCGGGTGTGGTACGCCTCGGCCGCGGTAGCGGCGGCGGCTTCCTCGGGGGTTGACGCGAGGGTGACGGTGTTCATCTTCGGTATCTCCAGCGGAACGTGACCGGTCGGGTGCGACCGAGGCCGGTGAGAGCGCCGGAAGCGGGCACGTGCCCCGGACGCTGGTCGAGGTCCGGGTGAGCACGGGGCTTCCGGTCGGGCGCGGCACATGGGTCCGGCCGCCTGGGTGGCCTTTCAGGCGGCCGGACGTCGACCGGACGGGAAGAACACCGCCCCCGACCGCGGCCCACGCGCAAGAATGGCCGCCGTCCGGCGCGGTTTCCGTGGCGCCTTCCCTTCCGGTCGCTGATGAGCATTCCTGGCCGCGGCCCACGGTGCCTGGGCCGGGCGGGTCCAGCACGCTGGACCAGTGGTCCCCTATGACCCTGTCCGACATGGGCCGATCGGCCGCACGACATGGGCAATTCGGCCGGGTCGCGCCAGCCCGGGCTGCTCTACCGTTCGATCCCATGGAGAACGGCAACAACGCGCAGCCCTCGAACGCCCGCTGCCGGCGGCCCCTTCGGCTCGCCACGGGACGAGACGCCGCACGATGTCGCCCGACCAGCCCGAAAAGGGTCTCCTCCCGCCCGTACCGCCCCGTCCCGAGCCGGCCGTCGGCATGCTGCGTCCGCCGTCTGTGCGTCAGCCGGCGCCGCAGATCACCGTCCGCCTGAGCCGGTGGGTGAGAAGCACCCCCCGTCGCTTGCTCCGGCCCGCCTCCCCGGCCGCCGACACCAGCCGTCCTTGGACAGCGGTGCGGCGGAACCGGCGCCTCCGGAGCCCAGAGAGAGACATCGCATGATCGTCGAAGATCTCCGCACGGCCTGCCGCAAGGACCCTGCGCTGCACGGCATCAACGTGGTCGAGGTCCTGCTGTACCCGGGGCTCTGGGCCATCTGGTTCCACCGGCTGGCACACCGGCTGCATCGCATGCGGCTGCCGCTGCTGCCGCGGGCGCTGTCCCAGTTCTCCCGCGCCATGACCGGCATAGAGATCCACCCCGGGGCCGTCATCGGCCGGCGCTTCTTCATCGACCACGGCATGGGCGTGGTGATCGGTGAGACGGCGGTGGTGGGAGACGACGTGATGCTCTACCACCGCGTCACCCTCGGCGGCACCGGCTGGTGGCGCGACCGTAAGGCCACCAAGCGACACCCCACCGTCGGTGACCGCGTGGTGCTCGGCGTCGGCGCGACCGTACTCGGCCCCGTCCATGTCGGTGACGACACGGTGGTCGGTGCCCATGCCCTCGTCCTGAGCGATGTCCCCGCCCACTCCAGCGTGCGCGCCGGTCACGCGGACATCACCACCCGCACCCACCCCGTCGCGGACCCGTTCGGCCAGACCCCGGCCGCTTCCCCTCTCCTTGCCCCCGCATCGACAGAAAGACCCGAAGAGGACAGCCATGGCAGCGATACACCCCTCGATCACGGCATTCATCGGCCGGACACCCCTGGTGGAGCTGTCCCGGTACGGTGAGGACCTCCCGGCACGCCTGGTCGCCAAACTGGAGTCCGCCAACCCGGGCGGCAGCGTCAAGGACCGCATCGCCCTGGCGATGATCGAGGACGCCGAAGCCACCGGCACCCTGCGGCCCGGACAGGGCATCGTGGAGCCGACGAGCGGCAACACCGGCATCGGTCTGGCCATGGTGGCCGCCGCCAAGGGCTACCCCGTCACCTTCACCATGCCCGAGAGCATGAGCGTCGAACGCCGGGCCCTGCTGCGCGCGTACGGTGCCGAGCTCGTCCTCACCCCGGCGTCCGAAGGCATGACCGGAGCCATCGCCCGCGCCGCCGAACTCCGCGAGGCCAACGACTGGTTCATGCCCCAGCAGTTCGCCAACCCGGCCAATCCGGATGTCCACCGGCGCACCACCGCCGAGGAGATCTGGCAGGACACCGACGGACAGATCGACATGCTGGTCGCCGGAGTCGGCACCGGCGGCACCGTCACCGGAGTCGGTCAGGTGCTGAAGGCGAAGAACCCGGCGGTCACCGTCGTGGCCGTGGAACCGGCGGAGTCGCCCGTCCTGTCCGGCGGCTCGCCCGGCCCCCACGGCATCCAGGGCCTCGGCGCCGGCTTCGTTCCCGAGGTGCTCGACACCTCCCTCTACGACGCGGTGTGCACGGTCTCCGTGTCCGAGGCCCGTGCACAGGCACGCCGGCTCGCCCGCACCGAGGGCATCCTCGCGGGCGTCTCAGGGGGTGCGGCGCTGCACGCCGCCTCGACCCTGGCACGCCGGCCGCGGCACAAGGACGCCCTGATCGTCGTCGTCCTGCCCGACACGGGCGAGCGCTATCTGAGCACTCCGCTCTTCGAGGACCAGTAGCGGACTCCACGACGGAGCTCTCGACCATCCGGCCCCCCGCCACATGCAAGGAAGAACACCGATGACATATACGAACCGCGGAGCCGACGCTCTGCTCAAGGCGATGGGCGCGGCCATGCTGGCCGCCGGACCCGTGATGCTCTGGCGCAGCCGCAGCGGCAGGAACGAGATACGCAACGAACTCACGGCCCAGAAGATCGCTTTCCCCGAGCAAGGACTGCCCGCTCACCTGGCGGCGTTCGCCGGCCGGCCCGTCGAGACCGGACCCGAGGCGCGGGCCTTCGCCGACATGATCAAGGGCAACCTGGCCATCGCGACGAACGGCCGCACCTACTCCGAGATCAGCGCGGAGCTGAACGCCGCCAGGGACGACGAGAAGCTGGCCAAGCTGCGTCAGACCGCGTTCATGGGCGAGACGTTGCGCGCCTCACTGATGTCCGCCTACCAGGCCTGGCAAATAACGTCCCTGGTCACCGGTCTCGGCGCGCTGCTGACCGGGGTGGGAGCGGCCCTCGTCGTCTCTGCCCGGGAGGGCTCCCGTGCCGGGGTCACCGCGGCCCTCCCCGCGGTGAGGAACAGCCTCCACTCCCGCTGAGACGAACGGCCGGGTGCGGCATGCCGCACCCGGCAACGCGGTCAGCACGTCTCAGTGGTGGCTGAGCCGCAACCACCAGGCGTCGGGGCCGCGCTGCAGATACTCCACCGCGAAGAGCCCGGGGTTGCGCTGCTCGATCTGCGCCAGCAGGGGAATCGGGTCGTGCGGCGCGACCAGCACCATGGCCTGACCTGCCGGGACGGCCTCGAGAGCGCCGAACACGGTGGCGTGGCGCAGTGCGTGCGGGATGTCGCGGACGTCGAGTACGGGTTCGGCGGCTTCCTCGGCGCCACAGGCACACCCGCAGCCACCGGTCTCCCCGGTCTTCACCTCTGCTGCCTTCACCGCGTCGTCCGCGTCAGAGGCGGCACTGCTCATCCGCGTATGAGCGATCCGGTGGTGCAGTCTCTCCAGCAGCCTGGCCAGGCGGACCCCGGGTGCCGCGGCGAGCAGGGGCAGCACAAGGCCGTTCTGCTTCGCCACGTGTTCCTCGAAGACCACCTGAAGAGCGCGGCCCTCCGCTGCGGCACCGGCCGTTGTCGGCGCACCGCGCACGGCGTCGACCAGCGCGGCCAGGCAGCGGTGTTCACCGATGAGCCCCTCGACGAGCAGGCGCGTGTCGGGCAGCCGGCGGGCCACGGGATACAACGTGGCCTCCTCGGCAGCCGTATGCGGCAGGAGCTCACGCTCGCAGAAGGCCACGAGCCCCTCGCGGAAGCGTTCGGCGGCACTCTCGTCACGGCCGGCGGCGGTGAGCAACAGCGTCACGCGTCCGGCCAGTTCCCCTGCCATACGGGCATAGTCAGCCTCAGCGCTGTTGAGAGCCTCGGCATCCTCCGGGGCCGACGCGAAGGTGAGGGCACTCATTCAGGTGTCTCCAGCGGTTCAAGGCCGGAAGATACGGCCGTTTCTGGTCCGGACAGCAGGTTCCGCCACGTCCCCGGAGCGGTCGGCGCACCGGGCGGCCTGGGCATGGTGAGCGCCGTCACCGGGGGCGTGGCGGAACACCGTCCGACAGCTGCAGAACGGTGGCCGGACGGCGACCGGTCCGAAGGCGCCACGCGCCTGCCGCGGCCCCGCACACGAGAAGACGGGGGCCGAGCAGCCGGAACGCAACGGTTTGTGTCGCCTCCCGACCGGTCGGCGACCAGCTTTTCGCGTCGCGGGCGTCCTGGCATGGGCCGTGCGACCCCGTGAACGCCGCCCACCGGTCCACATTCTGGACGCCGGGCAGGGCCGGACGGCCCCGCACAAAGGGCCGTCCGGCCCAAGCGGCACAGGCGGCCGTGCCGCACGATACGCGGTCTTGCGGGCGCGCGTGGGAATCGGGCCAAAAGGACCGCCCGACCCGGGACGTTCGGCCCCAGTCCCGGGTCGCCGACAGCGCCTAACGTTCCCGGCCATGGAGATCGATCACAACGCTCGACGGGGACGGTCGCGCGTGACCGAGGGCCGACCGGCGCCGGCCGCCCTCATGCTGCTCACCCGTTCGAAGGCCCGCGCCCAGGAACGGACCCCCGACAGGGGCCGCCCGGTGCGTCGCCCCGCAGCCCCCGCGCCCCTGCCGCGCACCCGCGCCGCATGACGCCGCCGCACATCGCCGGGGCCGACAGGCGCATCGGCTGGCTGATGGCGCTGACCGGAGTCGTCGGGTGGCTCGCCTCGCTGCGCCTGGCCATCGACGACTGGCTCGTTCTCAAGGACCCCAGCTACCAGCCGACCTGCAACATCAGTCCGGTCGTCGGCTGCAGCAACACCATGGCGAGCTGGCAGGGCAACCTCTTCGGCTTCCCCAACATGCTGCTCGGCCTGGGCGCCTTCGCCGCCGTCGCCGCGCTCGGCATCGCGGTGCTCGCCGGAGCGCGCCTGCACCGTGTGCTGTGGCTCGCCCTGAACGCGGGAGCGCTCGTCGGCATCGCGTTCGCTCACTGGCTGATCTTCCAGTCGCTGTACGAGCTGAACCGGCTGTGCCCCTACTGCGGCGTCATCTGGATCATCACCATCGCGCTGTTCTGGTACGTCACGCTGCACAACCTCAGGCACGGCATCATCCCGGTGCCGGCGCGTGGCCGTGGCGTGCTGAATCTGGTGCTGGAGAGCCACTGGCTCCTGTTGGTGGCCTGGTACGGCGTGATCATCATGCTGGTCCTCACCCGCTTCTGGTCGTACTGGAGCAGCCTGCTGTGACTGGGCCGTTCGGTCCGCCCGATTCGGGACGTTCGGCCCACACGCATCCCACCGCCCGGAGTTAGCGTCGCCCTATCGACTCTCGGGAAAGCGCAGGTGGAGAGCGAGGCACCAATGGTGACCACGGACCATGACCAGCCGCTCCAGAAGGATCCGACCGCGCCCGGTGCGGGACTGGACACCTCCCGCATGCCGGGCCACTGGCTGCTGGCCCGCCTCGGCAAGCGGGTTCTGCGCCCGGGCGGCGTGGAGCTCACCCGATGGATGCTCGACTCCCTGGGCATCGGACCCGACGACCGGGTGGTGGAACTCGCGGGCGGTCTGGGCGCCACAGCGGCACTGACGCTGCGGCGCTCACCGGCCGCCTACACGGCCGTCGACCGCGATCCCGCCGCGGTGGCCGCGCTGAGCACCCTCACCGTCCCCGGCAGTACCCACATCCGCGCCGTACGGGCGGACGCCTCCGACACCGGTCTGCCGGACGGCTCGGCGACCGTCGTGTACGCCGAGGCGATGCTGACGATGCAGCCCCTGCCCGCCAAGCGGCGCATCGTACGGGAGGCACGCCGGCTGCTCACCGACGCGGGCGGCCGCTGTGCCATCCACGAAATGTGCCTGCTGCCGGACGGTATCGACCCGGCCCTGGCCGACCGGATCGCCAGGGACCTCGCCGACTCCATCCACGTCGGCCCCCGCCCCCTGACGTCGGCCGCCTGGCAGGAACTCCTCACCGACGAAGGCCTCACGGTCACCGCCCGGAAGACGACGCCCATGGCGCTGCTCGAACCCCGCCGTATGGTCGCCGACGAGGGACTGGTCTCTGCCCTGGGCATCGCCCGCCGCACTCTGCGGGACCCCGCGGGCCGTCGCCGAGTCCAGGAGATGCGCCGTGTGCTCCGCCGCCACCGGGCCCATCTGGGCGCCATCAGCCTGATCGCCCGGCCCACGATGCCCACTGAGCAGCCCACGACGCCCACTGAACACGACGCCCACTGAACAGGGAGGCCCCCATGCCCGCCACCGTGATCACCGACCTCGTCGACGGGCTGGCCGTGCCCGAGGACGGCACCCTCAGCCGCGTCCTGTTCCGCGACGACCGGCTGCGTGTGGTCGGCTTCGCGTTCGCCGCCGACCAGGAACTCACGGAGCACACCTCGTCCCTGCCCGTCGTCATCCAGGTCATCCAGGGACGGCTCGAACTCTTCCTCGGTGATGAGAAGACCGAGGCCACGCCCGGCAGTTGGATCCATGTGCCGGCCCGGCTTCCGCACACCGTACGAGCCACCGAGCCCTCCGTCATGCTGCTGACCATGCTCCCCACCCCGGATCCCACGAACCCGGACGGTTCCGCCGCACTCTGACCCGTCAGCGGGCGGAACCGACCACCGGTGTGCAGGGGAACCCCCTGCCTCGGTCAGCTGCCGACGTAGGCCGCGAGGTGCTCACCCGTCAGGGTGGAGCGGGCGGCGATGAGATCGGCGGGAGTGCCCTCGAAGACGATCTTGCCGCCGTCGTGGCCGGCACCCGGACCGAGGTCGATGATCCAGTCGGCGTGCGCCATGACCGCCTGGTGGTGCTCGATGACGATGACGGACTTGCCGGCGTCGACGAGCCGGTCGAGCAGACCGAGCAACTGCTCGACGTCGGCGAGGTGGAGGCCGGTGGTCGGCTCGTCGAGGATGTAGACGCCGCCCTTGTCGGCCATGTGGGTGGCCAGCTTGAGCCGCTGCCGCTCGCCGCCGGACAGCGTGGTGAGCGGCTGGCCGAGGGTGAGGTAGCCCAGGCCGACGTCGGCGAGCCGTTCGAGGATCTTGTGCGCGGCGGGGGTGCGTGCCTCCCCGGCGCCGAAGAACTCCTCTGCCTCGCTCACCGACATCGCGAGCACCTCGCTGATGTCGCGGCCGCCGAGGTGGTACTCCAGTACCGATGCCTCGAACCGCTTCCCCTCGCACTCCTCGCAGGTGGTGGCGACACCGGCCATCATCGCCAGGTCGGTGTAGATGACGCCGGCGCCGTTGCAGGTGGGGCAGGCGCCCTCGGAGTTGGCGCTGAACAGCGCCGGCTTCACCCCGTTGGCCTTGGCGAACGCCTTGCGGATCGGGTCGAGCAGCCCGGTGTAGGTCGCCGGATTGCTGCGCCGTGAGCCGCGAATGGCGGCCTGGTCGACCGACACCACACCCTCGTCGGCGGGGATGGAGCCGTGCACCAGCGAGCTCTTGCCGGAGCCGGCGACGCCGGTGATGACGGTCAGCACGCCGAGCGGGATGTCCACATCGACGTCACGCAGGTTGTTCGTCGCTGCGCCGCGGATCTCCAGCGTGCCGGTCGGCTTGCGCACCGCCCCCTTGACGGCGGCCCGGTCGTCGAGATGACGGCCGGTGATGGTGCCGGCGGCCCGCAGCCCCTCGATCGTGCCCTCGAAACACACGGTGCCGCCCGCCGTACCGGCGCCGGGGCCGAGGTCGACGACATGGTCGGCGATCGCGATCATCTCGGGCTTGTGCTCCACGACGAGCACCGTGTTGCCCTTGTCGCGCAGCCGCAGCAGCAGGGTGTTCATCCGCTGGATGTCATGCGGGTGCAGGCCGATCGTGGGCTCGTCGAAGACATAGGTGGTGTCGGTGAGCGAGGAGCCGAGGTGGCGGATCATCTTGGTGCGCTGGGCCTCGCCACCGGACAGCGTGCCCGAGGGCCGGTCCAGCGAGAGGTAGCCGAGACCGATCTCCACGAACGAGTCGAGGGTCTCCCCCAGCGCCGACAGCAGCGGCCCGACCGACGGCTCGTCGAGCCCGCGGACCCATGCGGCAAGGTCGCTGATCTGCATCGCGCACGCGTCGGCGATGCTTATGCCGTCGATCTTCGACGACCGGGCCGCCTCACCGAGCCGGGTGCCGTCGCAGTCCGGGCAGACGGTGAACGTCATCGCCCGCTCGACGAACGCGCGGATGTGCGGCTGCAGCGCGTCGACGTCCTTCGACAGCATCGACTTCTGGATCTTCGGGATCAGACCTTCGTACGTCAGGTTGATGCCCTCGACCTTGATCTTGGTCGGCTCCTTGTGGAGGAGGTCGTGCAACTCCTTCTTGGTGTACTTGCGGATCGGCTTGTCCGGGTCGAAGAAGCCACTGCCCTTGAAGATGCGGCCGTACCAGCCGTCCATGCTGTAGCCGGGGACGGTGAGCGCGCCCTCGCTCAGCGACTTGCTGTCGTCGTACAGCTGGGTCAGGTCGATGTCGGTGACCGTGCCCCGACCCTCGCAGCGCGGACACATACCGCCGGTGATACTGAAGCTGCGCCGCTCCTTCACGGTCTTCCCGCCGCGTTCGACCGTGACCGCCCCCGCTCCGCTGATCGAGGCGACATTGAAGGAGTAGGCCTTGGGCGAGCCGATGTGCGGCTTCGCCAGCCTGCTGAAGAGGATGCGCAGCATGGCGTTGGCGTCGGTGGCGGTGCCGACGGTGGACCGGGGGTCGGTGCCCATCCGCTGCTGGTCGACGATGATCGCGGTCGTGAGCCCGTCGAGGACGTCCACCTCGGGCCGGGCCAGCGTGGGCATGAAGCCCTGGACGAAGGCGCTGTACGTCTCGTTGATCAGCCGCTGCGACTCCGCGGCGATGGTGTCGAACACCAGTGAGCTCTTGCCCGAGCCGGAGACGCCGGTGAACACGGTCAGCCTGCGCTTCGGGATCTCGATGCTGACGTCCTTGAGGTTGTTCTCGCGTGCGCCGTGCACGCGGATCAGATCGTGGCTGTCGGCAACGTGCAGCGCAGGCGACCGCGTGTCCGTCGTCTTGTCCATGCTTTTCGTCTCTCCATCTGTTGCGCGGGCCGCGTTCACGGTCTCCGTCGGCGTCCCCCTGCTCGACGCGACCAGCCACGAGCGGTCGGTCCTGTTCCCCTGTGCCGGCATGTCACGCTAGCCGCGGAGCCATGGCTCGCGCTTCTTCATTCCTGATCGGCCCGGTCACCTGCTCGGCCGCACAGGAGGGCGCAGGTCCACCCCATCGCGGCGCGGTGTTCCCTTCGCCCCGATAAGATACGTTTTGTGATCAGGTCAGGACGGCCGCGGCACCGCCGCCCTCCCTACGGTGGCCGACGCGAAATGGTACTGCTGTCACCGTTGCTGCTCACCGCCCTCATCACCGGCCTTGCCTTCGCCACCCCGAGGCAGATCGCGTTCAGCCGCCTGCTTCCGGCGGCACCCGCCCTCGCCGCCGCGATGTGGACCGTCCTGCCCACGGTCCTCCTGGGAGTGTTCTGCCTGGTGGCCATGATCGTGCTCAGCATGTTCTACTCCGACCTCGGAACGCAGTACACGGCTGCCGCGATCATTGCCGTGACCCTGGCGGCCGCGTATGCGAGCCATCTCCGTCTCCAGCGGGAGGAGATGCTCTTCCAGGTGCGCCTCGTCGCCGACGCCGCCCAGAAGGTGCTGCTGCGCCCCCTGCCGTCCCGCATCCAGGACGTCGAGATCGAGTCGCTGTACCTGGCGGCCGCGGAGCACGCCCGGATCGGCGGCGACTTCTACGAGGCGGCCGACACCATGTACGGGGTCCGGCTGCTCATCGGTGACGTACGCGGCAAGGGGCTCCAGGCGGTGGGGGCGGCCTCGGCGGTGATCAACTGCTTCCGCGAGAACGCGTACGACCAGCCCGACCTGAAGGCGATCATCCATCGCCTGGAAATCAGCATGACCCGCTACAGCGTCGCGACCCGCTCCGCGGAGCAGTCGGAGCACTTCGCCACCGCTCTGCTCGCCGAGATCCCTTACGACGGCGGCCAGGTCAGAATTCTCAACTGCGGGCACCCACCACCACTACTGGTGCGGCGCGGGGAGATCCGCGT
Encoded proteins:
- a CDS encoding DUF2249 domain-containing protein, which codes for MNTVTLASTPEEAAAATAAEAYHTRLTGELAGRLEMLLQAIERDPGDVEHIRSGLVEYCERVLLPYIAAEETVLYPAAHQVAEARLLIESLISERRGIMALVDALREAPTAEVALAEARALEVLCGQHFAKDNDLVLPLLAGRPGISLAVLVTALHELYGPEPDTDDGEFAREAAEERTGGGGGCGCGGGGCGGGGGGGGCGCGGGGGGCDCGGGGEPDVPELDVRAVPHALRHATVFGALDAVRVGGGIVLVAHHDPLPLLEQIEERSPGRFAVEYTERGPEIWRLVFTRR
- a CDS encoding FeoA family protein, producing MRSAGMDFEGEAGPSPTVLPDGRILPLADLPPGARATVVDVLAVRSTVVARRLGDLGFTPGAAVEVVRRAPLRDPVVYRVKDYEVCLRRTEAACVRTVGAER
- the cysK gene encoding cysteine synthase A, whose protein sequence is MAAIHPSITAFIGRTPLVELSRYGEDLPARLVAKLESANPGGSVKDRIALAMIEDAEATGTLRPGQGIVEPTSGNTGIGLAMVAAAKGYPVTFTMPESMSVERRALLRAYGAELVLTPASEGMTGAIARAAELREANDWFMPQQFANPANPDVHRRTTAEEIWQDTDGQIDMLVAGVGTGGTVTGVGQVLKAKNPAVTVVAVEPAESPVLSGGSPGPHGIQGLGAGFVPEVLDTSLYDAVCTVSVSEARAQARRLARTEGILAGVSGGAALHAASTLARRPRHKDALIVVVLPDTGERYLSTPLFEDQ
- a CDS encoding PP2C family protein-serine/threonine phosphatase produces the protein MVLLSPLLLTALITGLAFATPRQIAFSRLLPAAPALAAAMWTVLPTVLLGVFCLVAMIVLSMFYSDLGTQYTAAAIIAVTLAAAYASHLRLQREEMLFQVRLVADAAQKVLLRPLPSRIQDVEIESLYLAAAEHARIGGDFYEAADTMYGVRLLIGDVRGKGLQAVGAASAVINCFRENAYDQPDLKAIIHRLEISMTRYSVATRSAEQSEHFATALLAEIPYDGGQVRILNCGHPPPLLVRRGEIRVIEPTTPSPPLNLANLLGDHYSVETVAFTSGDQMLLYTDGVSEARDRTGKFFPLADWMRGLGPTPPRDLLRRLHEDLVRYSGGRLEDDIAALAVRSGCPGTHHHPPQV
- a CDS encoding vitamin K epoxide reductase family protein, producing MTPPHIAGADRRIGWLMALTGVVGWLASLRLAIDDWLVLKDPSYQPTCNISPVVGCSNTMASWQGNLFGFPNMLLGLGAFAAVAALGIAVLAGARLHRVLWLALNAGALVGIAFAHWLIFQSLYELNRLCPYCGVIWIITIALFWYVTLHNLRHGIIPVPARGRGVLNLVLESHWLLLVAWYGVIIMLVLTRFWSYWSSLL
- the epsC gene encoding serine O-acetyltransferase EpsC, with amino-acid sequence MIVEDLRTACRKDPALHGINVVEVLLYPGLWAIWFHRLAHRLHRMRLPLLPRALSQFSRAMTGIEIHPGAVIGRRFFIDHGMGVVIGETAVVGDDVMLYHRVTLGGTGWWRDRKATKRHPTVGDRVVLGVGATVLGPVHVGDDTVVGAHALVLSDVPAHSSVRAGHADITTRTHPVADPFGQTPAASPLLAPASTERPEEDSHGSDTPLDHGIHRPDTPGGAVPVR
- a CDS encoding DUF2249 domain-containing protein: MAGELAGRVTLLLTAAGRDESAAERFREGLVAFCERELLPHTAAEEATLYPVARRLPDTRLLVEGLIGEHRCLAALVDAVRGAPTTAGAAAEGRALQVVFEEHVAKQNGLVLPLLAAAPGVRLARLLERLHHRIAHTRMSSAASDADDAVKAAEVKTGETGGCGCACGAEEAAEPVLDVRDIPHALRHATVFGALEAVPAGQAMVLVAPHDPIPLLAQIEQRNPGLFAVEYLQRGPDAWWLRLSHH
- a CDS encoding cupin domain-containing protein; its protein translation is MPATVITDLVDGLAVPEDGTLSRVLFRDDRLRVVGFAFAADQELTEHTSSLPVVIQVIQGRLELFLGDEKTEATPGSWIHVPARLPHTVRATEPSVMLLTMLPTPDPTNPDGSAAL
- a CDS encoding excinuclease ABC subunit UvrA, with protein sequence MDKTTDTRSPALHVADSHDLIRVHGARENNLKDVSIEIPKRRLTVFTGVSGSGKSSLVFDTIAAESQRLINETYSAFVQGFMPTLARPEVDVLDGLTTAIIVDQQRMGTDPRSTVGTATDANAMLRILFSRLAKPHIGSPKAYSFNVASISGAGAVTVERGGKTVKERRSFSITGGMCPRCEGRGTVTDIDLTQLYDDSKSLSEGALTVPGYSMDGWYGRIFKGSGFFDPDKPIRKYTKKELHDLLHKEPTKIKVEGINLTYEGLIPKIQKSMLSKDVDALQPHIRAFVERAMTFTVCPDCDGTRLGEAARSSKIDGISIADACAMQISDLAAWVRGLDEPSVGPLLSALGETLDSFVEIGLGYLSLDRPSGTLSGGEAQRTKMIRHLGSSLTDTTYVFDEPTIGLHPHDIQRMNTLLLRLRDKGNTVLVVEHKPEMIAIADHVVDLGPGAGTAGGTVCFEGTIEGLRAAGTITGRHLDDRAAVKGAVRKPTGTLEIRGAATNNLRDVDVDIPLGVLTVITGVAGSGKSSLVHGSIPADEGVVSVDQAAIRGSRRSNPATYTGLLDPIRKAFAKANGVKPALFSANSEGACPTCNGAGVIYTDLAMMAGVATTCEECEGKRFEASVLEYHLGGRDISEVLAMSVSEAEEFFGAGEARTPAAHKILERLADVGLGYLTLGQPLTTLSGGERQRLKLATHMADKGGVYILDEPTTGLHLADVEQLLGLLDRLVDAGKSVIVIEHHQAVMAHADWIIDLGPGAGHDGGKIVFEGTPADLIAARSTLTGEHLAAYVGS
- a CDS encoding class I SAM-dependent methyltransferase, whose translation is MVTTDHDQPLQKDPTAPGAGLDTSRMPGHWLLARLGKRVLRPGGVELTRWMLDSLGIGPDDRVVELAGGLGATAALTLRRSPAAYTAVDRDPAAVAALSTLTVPGSTHIRAVRADASDTGLPDGSATVVYAEAMLTMQPLPAKRRIVREARRLLTDAGGRCAIHEMCLLPDGIDPALADRIARDLADSIHVGPRPLTSAAWQELLTDEGLTVTARKTTPMALLEPRRMVADEGLVSALGIARRTLRDPAGRRRVQEMRRVLRRHRAHLGAISLIARPTMPTEQPTTPTEHDAH